Proteins encoded by one window of Candidatus Zixiibacteriota bacterium:
- a CDS encoding FAD-binding oxidoreductase, with protein sequence MSFIDDLKGLFPADRFSIHSDHLAVASRDESTIDGVTPMAIVWALNAEEISQVVKLCADFRVPVTTRGAGSALEGSTIPSANGIVLDLSHMTEILEFWPDDLQVKVQPGIIYDHLNEHLKREGLFFPPSPGGSGDIATVGGMIATNASGIYSVKYGGTREYVLELEIITGTGEIMKIGNRAVKRSSGYNLVDLVAGSEGTLAVIAAATIKLAGLPEGRLQNAFKFETEVNAARAVSEMRKYGLDIAAIEFLDRKVMEALNKLKEYGLEEVPALFLEFHGPDAVLQSNNELAEDICTELGGQPLKLADGQRPWEIRHFVTDAIKYRRPGYSILRNDVAFPISKLPEMVEYCHQLGKQYGMMVHTFGHVGLGLLHALILARKEDSSEWNNAIAMNDLIIKKTIELEGTISGEHGIGLGHKNLFAMEHGKAVELMRMIKRQFDPDLILNPGKIFDM encoded by the coding sequence ATGAGTTTCATTGATGACCTGAAGGGCCTGTTTCCTGCCGATCGGTTCTCGATCCACTCGGACCATCTCGCAGTGGCGTCACGCGACGAATCAACTATCGATGGCGTCACGCCTATGGCAATCGTATGGGCTTTGAACGCCGAAGAAATCAGCCAGGTGGTCAAGTTGTGCGCTGATTTCAGAGTGCCGGTGACAACACGCGGGGCCGGCAGCGCTCTGGAAGGCTCAACCATACCCTCGGCCAATGGCATAGTACTCGACCTCAGTCACATGACCGAAATCCTCGAATTCTGGCCCGATGACCTTCAGGTCAAAGTCCAGCCGGGTATTATCTATGACCATCTCAACGAGCACCTGAAGCGAGAAGGCTTATTCTTCCCCCCTTCGCCGGGCGGCTCGGGGGATATCGCCACAGTCGGCGGCATGATAGCGACCAACGCCAGCGGTATTTACTCGGTCAAGTATGGCGGCACCAGAGAATATGTATTGGAGCTTGAGATAATCACCGGCACCGGCGAGATTATGAAAATCGGCAATCGGGCTGTCAAACGTTCGAGCGGCTATAATCTGGTCGATCTCGTGGCCGGCTCGGAAGGTACCCTGGCTGTCATTGCAGCCGCTACAATCAAACTTGCCGGCCTTCCTGAAGGTCGTCTTCAGAATGCGTTCAAATTCGAAACCGAAGTCAATGCCGCTCGCGCGGTGTCGGAGATGCGCAAGTACGGCCTCGATATCGCCGCCATCGAATTTCTCGACCGAAAAGTAATGGAGGCCCTGAACAAGCTCAAGGAATATGGACTGGAAGAAGTCCCGGCGCTTTTCCTGGAATTTCACGGCCCCGACGCGGTTTTGCAGTCCAACAATGAACTGGCAGAGGATATCTGCACCGAATTGGGTGGACAACCGCTTAAGCTGGCCGATGGCCAGCGACCGTGGGAAATACGCCACTTTGTAACCGACGCGATAAAATACCGTCGCCCCGGCTACAGTATCCTGCGCAATGATGTCGCTTTCCCCATCTCAAAATTGCCTGAGATGGTAGAATACTGCCACCAGCTGGGCAAGCAATATGGAATGATGGTTCACACTTTCGGCCATGTAGGACTCGGACTGCTTCACGCCCTGATACTTGCCCGCAAGGAAGACAGCAGTGAATGGAACAATGCCATCGCCATGAATGACCTTATCATCAAAAAGACTATCGAACTCGAAGGTACCATATCCGGCGAACACGGAATCGGTCTGGGACACAAGAATCTATTCGCCATGGAACACGGCAAAGCGGTCGAATTGATGAGAATGATAAAGCGTCAGTTCGACCCCGATCTAATACTCAATCCGGGTAAAATCTTTGATATGTAA
- a CDS encoding C1 family peptidase, translating to MRTSLKVFSAAIIVTLALSTCVLAGDGGIDSALLEQYEKQFNAEGNQQRTINAITNNSIKELALNRDLLTSHDKLVAFQLKDAGVVDQKGSGRCWMFAGVNVLSPVIMKKLDLSSFELSEPYITFYDKLEKSNFFLERVIEMRDRPIDDRSLQMEIDNMIGDGGWWHYFTDLVEKYGIVPLSAMPETKQSISTGTFNSLAQSLLRADASQLRQMHKDGKSVNELRQAKEKMLADIYKLLVYNYGRPPKEFTFRWEAKKDSVKTISEKNYTPKSFLAEYFPDGLPNYVALVNNPTLDYDQPYLLEASRNIYENSDFKVLNLPVERLKEYTHKALLDSQAVWFACDVGKQNYGDSAIMAEGILDYGTAVGMDFALSKADKISFKEISPNHAMVICGFDTTSTGTINKWLIENSWGKKAGDDGFWYMYDDWFSEYVLVIVINENMLSPEDAEKFKKEPVKVADWEPFFRAMRNLE from the coding sequence ATGCGAACATCTTTAAAAGTCTTTAGCGCGGCCATAATAGTGACACTGGCTTTGAGCACCTGCGTACTTGCCGGCGACGGTGGTATCGACAGTGCGCTTCTGGAACAATATGAAAAGCAGTTCAATGCTGAGGGCAATCAGCAAAGGACTATAAACGCTATTACCAACAATTCCATAAAGGAGCTGGCCCTTAACCGTGACCTTCTCACAAGTCATGACAAGCTCGTTGCATTCCAGCTGAAGGACGCGGGAGTTGTCGATCAGAAAGGTTCAGGACGCTGCTGGATGTTCGCCGGGGTGAACGTGCTTTCTCCCGTAATCATGAAGAAACTCGACCTCTCCTCGTTCGAGCTTTCCGAACCATACATCACGTTTTACGATAAGCTCGAGAAGTCAAACTTCTTTTTGGAACGGGTCATCGAAATGCGCGACCGCCCGATCGACGATCGCTCCCTTCAAATGGAAATCGACAATATGATAGGCGACGGCGGCTGGTGGCATTACTTTACTGACCTGGTAGAAAAGTATGGCATCGTCCCGTTGTCGGCAATGCCCGAAACCAAGCAGTCCATCTCCACCGGAACCTTCAATTCGCTGGCCCAGTCGCTTCTGCGAGCCGATGCTTCCCAACTCAGGCAAATGCACAAGGACGGCAAGAGTGTCAATGAACTCCGGCAGGCAAAAGAGAAGATGCTGGCCGACATATACAAACTCCTCGTCTACAACTATGGAAGGCCGCCTAAAGAGTTTACTTTTCGCTGGGAGGCCAAAAAGGATTCTGTAAAGACGATCTCCGAGAAAAACTATACTCCGAAATCATTTCTTGCGGAGTACTTTCCGGACGGTTTGCCGAACTATGTCGCGCTGGTAAACAACCCCACTCTCGACTACGACCAGCCTTATCTTCTCGAAGCCAGCCGAAACATTTATGAAAATTCCGATTTTAAAGTCCTGAACCTGCCTGTCGAAAGGCTCAAGGAATATACCCACAAGGCTCTGCTTGACAGCCAGGCAGTGTGGTTTGCCTGCGATGTCGGCAAGCAGAACTATGGCGACTCGGCTATTATGGCCGAAGGTATCCTCGACTATGGCACCGCCGTCGGCATGGATTTCGCACTATCCAAAGCTGACAAGATCTCGTTCAAAGAGATCTCCCCCAACCATGCTATGGTAATCTGCGGCTTCGATACCACTTCGACCGGCACCATCAACAAATGGCTAATAGAAAACAGCTGGGGTAAAAAGGCCGGCGATGACGGTTTCTGGTACATGTATGACGACTGGTTCTCGGAGTATGTTCTGGTAATTGTCATCAATGAAAATATGCTGAGTCCCGAAGACGCTGAGAAGTTCAAGAAAGAGCCGGTCAAAGTAGCCGACTGGGAACCGTTCTTCAGGGCCATGCGCAATCTGGAGTAG
- a CDS encoding DUF1573 domain-containing protein — MTMVRLLSASAVLLLVINCGAFAQPNLQIPGERFEMGSIPQQSVVSHCFWFTSTGTDTLIINEIKTPCGCQVEPLEKNWIAPGDSMLVSICWDVKKRVGPTGNYPYIYTNVGPETFRVYLTGTVTREPDAIRPVSVKPFALDLSKFRERAVDSLSFRIINHSDTSYTLTPVSFFVDECDIILPDSVAARSTAIGTIKVRPEFLDKEFYRSITLLLNDTRKTRITIPIKRKIY, encoded by the coding sequence ATGACTATGGTAAGACTTTTATCAGCTTCAGCCGTATTGCTCCTGGTGATTAACTGCGGCGCTTTCGCGCAGCCGAATCTGCAAATACCGGGTGAGAGATTTGAAATGGGCAGCATACCGCAGCAGTCTGTGGTGAGCCATTGCTTCTGGTTTACATCCACAGGCACTGATACTCTCATAATTAACGAAATCAAAACCCCGTGTGGGTGTCAGGTTGAGCCGCTCGAGAAGAACTGGATTGCCCCCGGCGATTCCATGCTGGTCTCTATCTGCTGGGATGTAAAAAAACGTGTGGGACCGACCGGAAATTATCCCTATATCTACACCAACGTAGGCCCGGAGACCTTCAGGGTTTACCTGACCGGTACGGTCACCAGGGAACCCGATGCCATCCGTCCCGTGTCCGTCAAACCGTTCGCACTGGATCTTTCGAAATTCAGGGAGCGCGCGGTCGACAGTCTCAGTTTCAGGATAATCAACCACAGCGATACGTCCTATACCCTGACACCGGTTTCTTTCTTTGTTGATGAGTGTGACATCATACTGCCCGATTCCGTCGCGGCACGTTCGACAGCAATCGGTACTATCAAGGTCAGACCGGAGTTTCTCGATAAAGAATTTTACAGATCAATCACATTATTGTTGAATGATACCCGTAAGACTCGTATAACTATACCGATAAAAAGAAAAATATACTGA
- a CDS encoding PQQ-dependent sugar dehydrogenase has product MSIAVLLVSSCSSSDSPGTTTPPPVNEFPTGSLAATAVARGLSQPLYICAAPGDTSRMFIVEKAGKIKILRGGQVLPDAFLDISDRVNSAASERGLLGLAFHPDYASNGLFFVNYTNTNGSTTVSKFRVSSYPDSAVASSESIILTVPQPYSNHNAGMLLFGPTDGYLYIGLGDGGSGGDPENRAQNPLTLLGKMLRIDIDSGSPYGIPPDNPYAGNPDTLQEIWAFGLRNPWRYSFDRETRDLWIADVGQNQIEEINFTPASSSGRENYGWRLKEGSRCFNPSENCDPNGILLDPIFEYSHSMPSSPCSVTGGYVYRGSEIPRLYGHYLFGDFCSGQVWSLVKTGDSVTVYELTDQLGIGSMALASFGESSAGEIYMVDLMGTIYRLVRSAG; this is encoded by the coding sequence GTGTCAATTGCGGTGCTACTTGTCAGCAGTTGCAGTTCATCCGACAGTCCCGGTACGACTACTCCTCCCCCCGTTAACGAATTCCCCACCGGTTCACTCGCGGCCACGGCAGTGGCTCGCGGACTTTCCCAGCCTTTATATATTTGCGCTGCTCCGGGCGACACATCGCGCATGTTTATAGTCGAAAAAGCCGGTAAGATAAAGATTCTTCGGGGCGGGCAGGTTCTTCCCGACGCTTTTTTGGACATCAGTGATCGCGTCAACTCAGCAGCGAGTGAGCGTGGGCTATTGGGACTGGCATTTCATCCCGACTACGCGAGTAACGGCCTATTCTTCGTAAACTACACCAACACCAACGGCAGTACAACAGTCTCAAAATTCAGGGTTTCGAGCTACCCCGATTCGGCTGTGGCTTCCAGTGAGTCGATTATCCTGACGGTTCCCCAGCCATACTCCAATCACAATGCCGGCATGCTGCTCTTCGGGCCGACTGACGGTTACCTCTATATTGGCCTCGGCGACGGCGGCTCAGGCGGAGACCCCGAAAACCGCGCGCAAAATCCCCTGACACTGCTTGGTAAAATGCTTAGGATCGATATTGATAGTGGCAGTCCCTACGGCATACCGCCCGATAACCCTTACGCGGGCAACCCCGACACTCTGCAGGAGATCTGGGCTTTTGGACTTCGCAATCCATGGCGCTACAGCTTCGACCGTGAAACGCGGGATCTATGGATTGCCGATGTTGGCCAGAACCAGATAGAAGAAATCAACTTTACGCCAGCTTCCAGCTCCGGACGCGAAAATTATGGCTGGAGGCTTAAAGAAGGCTCGCGATGCTTCAATCCGTCGGAGAATTGCGATCCCAACGGTATTCTACTCGACCCCATCTTCGAGTATTCGCACTCAATGCCGTCTTCCCCGTGTTCTGTTACCGGTGGCTATGTATATCGCGGTAGCGAAATCCCTCGGCTTTACGGTCATTACCTCTTTGGGGACTTCTGCTCCGGACAGGTCTGGTCATTGGTAAAGACCGGCGACAGCGTCACGGTATATGAACTCACTGACCAGCTCGGCATCGGATCAATGGCCCTGGCTTCATTCGGCGAGAGCTCAGCCGGGGAGATTTACATGGTCGATTTGATGGGCACGATCTACCGACTTGTTCGCTCTGCGGGCTGA